A genomic stretch from Halorhodospira halophila SL1 includes:
- a CDS encoding isochorismatase family protein, which yields MTDTLIDPARSALLLVDLQERLLPAIDGGEQVVAAADWLAGVAHELELPIHATEQYPERLGATAGPVARWVPASQCHTKMHFSWAQDPSRAGVRLPEQVIIAGTEAHVCVLQTALGLQQLGHQVFAVAEAVGSRRAADRDLALARMRQAGVVIVGAEMVAFEWLQRAGTETFRRLLPCLREGWQPTA from the coding sequence ATGACGGACACCCTGATCGACCCGGCGCGCAGCGCCCTGCTACTGGTGGACCTGCAGGAGCGGTTGCTGCCGGCGATAGACGGCGGCGAGCAGGTGGTCGCCGCGGCGGACTGGTTGGCGGGGGTTGCGCATGAGCTCGAGCTGCCGATCCACGCCACGGAGCAGTATCCGGAGCGACTGGGGGCCACCGCGGGCCCGGTGGCCCGCTGGGTGCCGGCATCGCAATGCCATACCAAGATGCACTTCTCCTGGGCCCAGGACCCCAGCCGTGCGGGTGTCCGCCTCCCCGAGCAGGTGATCATCGCCGGCACGGAGGCCCACGTCTGTGTCCTGCAGACGGCTCTGGGTCTGCAGCAGTTGGGCCATCAGGTGTTTGCTGTGGCCGAGGCGGTGGGTTCGCGGCGTGCCGCTGATCGCGACTTGGCCCTGGCCCGCATGCGCCAGGCCGGCGTGGTGATCGTGGGTGCCGAGATGGTCGCCTTCGAGTGGCTCCAGCGCGCCGGGACCGAAACGTTCCGGCGCTTGTTGCCGTGCCTGCGCGAAGGTTGGCAACCCACTGCGTGA
- a CDS encoding Slp family lipoprotein produces MVRWLLPAAAVVLLGCAAGAPFERNDDLSTELTARDAAAAGDDAVGSEVLWAGRIVGVEHLEDTTRLEVVSYPLERSQRPRTGASPQGRFLVDYPGFLESADHRPGRLVTVRGPVEALRTGRVGEQELTYPVVATDAVHLWPQAAAARSQPQVRFGVGVMFSR; encoded by the coding sequence GTGGTCCGCTGGTTGCTGCCGGCTGCTGCGGTGGTCCTGCTGGGCTGTGCCGCCGGCGCGCCCTTCGAGCGGAATGACGACCTGTCCACCGAGCTGACCGCCCGCGATGCCGCTGCCGCCGGCGACGACGCCGTTGGTAGCGAGGTCCTGTGGGCAGGGCGTATCGTGGGTGTCGAGCATCTGGAAGATACGACGCGGCTGGAGGTGGTGAGCTATCCGCTGGAGCGCAGCCAGCGCCCCCGCACCGGGGCTTCGCCGCAGGGGCGGTTCTTGGTCGACTACCCGGGGTTTCTGGAGAGCGCCGACCATCGGCCCGGCCGGCTGGTCACAGTCCGCGGGCCGGTGGAGGCTCTGCGCACCGGGCGCGTGGGCGAGCAGGAGCTGACCTACCCGGTGGTGGCCACGGATGCCGTCCACCTCTGGCCGCAGGCGGCTGCGGCGAGGAGCCAGCCGCAGGTGCGTTTCGGCGTTGGAGTGATGTTCTCGCGATGA
- a CDS encoding Hpt domain-containing protein, giving the protein MSDRPVIDLEELLDNIGRDEQLADMLLERIQQDLPVRLATLRDALDRGDPEAAHQVSHPIKGALASVRAVEARECARNLDDAARTGDLATARACLPGLEQAAERLEAAIKARRARTS; this is encoded by the coding sequence ATGTCCGATCGCCCCGTGATCGACCTGGAAGAGCTGCTCGACAACATCGGCCGCGACGAGCAGCTGGCGGACATGCTGCTGGAGCGAATCCAGCAAGACCTCCCGGTGCGCCTGGCCACCCTGCGTGACGCCCTCGACCGTGGAGATCCCGAAGCCGCTCACCAGGTCTCTCACCCGATCAAGGGGGCCTTGGCCAGCGTTCGGGCCGTGGAGGCGCGCGAGTGCGCGCGCAACCTGGACGATGCGGCGCGCACCGGCGATCTGGCCACGGCCCGGGCGTGTCTGCCCGGCCTCGAACAGGCCGCCGAGCGGCTCGAGGCTGCCATCAAGGCGCGGCGCGCGCGCACGTCCTGA
- a CDS encoding Slp family lipoprotein, with product MSIRVLFLVVMAWLLAGCASTVPDPVRSPPDETPSLAQVRDDPGGHDGESVRWGGEIVEVRNEADATWLEIVERPLRSGGQPRDADRSEGRFLARVEGFLEPTLYAPGREFTVAGTLDGTVKGAIGEYGYTYPVVEVAAHHLWQERAEPRQVAPRPYYDPWYDPWCDHRWYRHPGSPYYYGPYRRPYW from the coding sequence GTGTCCATCCGAGTCCTGTTCCTGGTGGTGATGGCGTGGCTGCTGGCGGGGTGCGCCAGTACGGTGCCGGATCCGGTACGCAGTCCCCCGGACGAGACCCCATCCCTGGCGCAGGTGCGCGACGACCCCGGGGGCCACGACGGCGAATCGGTGCGCTGGGGCGGGGAGATCGTCGAGGTGCGCAACGAGGCCGACGCCACCTGGCTGGAGATCGTCGAGCGGCCGCTGCGCAGCGGTGGCCAGCCCCGTGATGCGGACCGTTCGGAGGGCCGCTTCCTGGCGCGGGTCGAAGGGTTCCTGGAGCCCACGCTCTACGCCCCGGGGCGGGAGTTCACCGTGGCCGGGACCCTGGACGGCACCGTGAAAGGGGCGATCGGCGAGTACGGCTACACCTATCCGGTGGTCGAAGTCGCAGCCCACCATCTCTGGCAGGAGCGGGCCGAGCCCAGGCAGGTGGCCCCGCGTCCCTACTACGATCCGTGGTATGACCCCTGGTGCGACCATCGCTGGTACCGGCATCCGGGGTCCCCTTATTACTACGGGCCCTACCGGCGGCCGTACTGGTGA
- a CDS encoding metal ABC transporter permease translates to MGWADAVIDVLLAGLMALVGLLPEPLAEPFSYQFMQRALLTAIAVGLVCGVLSCFVVLKRWALLGDAISHAVLPGVAIAYLIGWPFFIGAFLAGALTSLGIGFIERTTRLKSDTAIGIMFTAAFALGVVIISQVATSTHLMHVLFGNVLGVDRSALLLTLGAGVVALLAVGLGFKALFAYTFDEIHARALGMNTAVIHYGLILLLTLTIVASLETVGIILVVAMLITPGATAYLLTDRLTRMIPLAGLCGVTAAVVGLYLAYYFDVASGGAMVLVSASLFLLALLLAPRHGLLPRWVRRWRAVAAG, encoded by the coding sequence ATGGGCTGGGCCGACGCCGTCATCGACGTCCTGCTGGCCGGGTTGATGGCCCTCGTGGGTCTGCTGCCGGAGCCGTTGGCCGAGCCGTTCAGCTACCAGTTCATGCAGCGAGCCCTGCTCACCGCCATCGCTGTGGGGCTGGTGTGCGGGGTGCTCTCCTGCTTCGTCGTCCTCAAGCGCTGGGCGCTGCTCGGCGATGCCATCTCGCACGCGGTCCTGCCCGGGGTGGCCATCGCCTACCTGATCGGGTGGCCGTTCTTCATCGGCGCCTTCCTGGCCGGTGCACTGACCTCGCTGGGGATCGGCTTCATTGAGCGGACCACCCGGCTCAAGTCGGATACCGCCATCGGCATCATGTTCACGGCGGCGTTCGCCCTGGGCGTGGTGATCATCAGCCAGGTCGCCACCTCCACCCACCTGATGCACGTCCTCTTCGGCAATGTGCTGGGGGTGGACCGCTCAGCGTTGCTGCTCACCCTGGGCGCTGGTGTGGTGGCGCTCCTTGCCGTGGGGCTGGGCTTCAAGGCGTTGTTTGCCTACACCTTCGACGAGATCCACGCCCGGGCCCTGGGCATGAACACGGCGGTGATCCACTACGGCCTGATCCTGCTCCTGACGCTGACCATTGTCGCCAGCCTGGAGACTGTCGGCATCATCCTCGTGGTGGCTATGCTGATCACGCCGGGAGCGACCGCCTACCTGCTCACCGACCGGCTGACGCGGATGATCCCGCTGGCCGGGCTGTGCGGTGTCACGGCGGCGGTAGTGGGGCTCTACCTGGCCTACTACTTCGATGTCGCCTCGGGCGGGGCGATGGTGCTGGTGTCCGCGTCGCTGTTTCTGCTGGCGCTGCTGCTGGCGCCCCGTCACGGTCTCTTGCCGCGGTGGGTGCGTCGCTGGCGGGCGGTGGCCGCCGGCTAG